The following proteins come from a genomic window of Trifolium pratense cultivar HEN17-A07 linkage group LG4, ARS_RC_1.1, whole genome shotgun sequence:
- the LOC123919820 gene encoding probable fucosyltransferase 8, with protein MVAYSRRLKMSFIVSLMALHIVIMVTIMHQSSSFGLFEWFSQGMAMGGMTHVNVKEPNVTTNEFGLRQNVALDNFVGRHKGDANFKSSKSIPLTNSTSTPSKEINDDEKDKLLDGLLVSGFDEASCISRSQSHFYHKPSPHKPSQYLISKLRKYEELHRRCGPNTRAYNKDMKIIANSKQNGTHCAATTCKYIIWVPVNGLGNQIISIASSFLYALLTDRVMLVQFRKDKEGLFCEPFLNSTWLLPKDSPFWNTENVQSYQSIIEMEMNNTLNEDLPLAMFADLSFSYTFEERFFHCDHSQFLLGKIPLLFLKSSTYFVPSFFMTPIFEKELRKMFPDITSIFHHLGRYLFRPANEAWERITNFYQQYLTKANERVGLQIRVYDPNSTPHQDVMNHILNCTLENNLLPRVLGTKNTSLSTSSGKNKTNTKVVIVASLYPQYGNNLNTMYQNKSTVTGEVIEVYQPSGEGKQKFGDNKHNMKAWVEMYLLSLCDVLVTTSQSTFGYVAKGLGNSRPWILYNPVNNQTKEICEREFIVEPCHKYPPLHYCNGTTIEDVSSSFHNIRHCKDFPFGVKLVNGFV; from the exons GCATGGCAATGGGAGGAATGACTCATGTGAACGTTAAAGAACCAAATGTTACAACTAATGAGTTTGGATTGAGACAAAATGTAGCACTTGACAACTTTGTAGGAAGACACAAGGGTGATGCCAATTTCAAAA GCTCCAAAAGTATCCCATTGACAAATTCAACTTCAACTCCATCTAAAGAGATCAATGATGATGAAAAAGACAAATTGCTTGATGGACTATTAGTTTCTGGATTTGATGAAGCATCATGCATAAGCAGGTCACAATCACATTTCTACCACAAACCTTCTCCTCACAAACCTTCTCAATATTTGATATCTAAACTGAGAAAATATGAAGAACTTCATAGAAGGTGTGGACCTAACACTAGAGCTTACAATAAAGACATGAAAATTATTGCAAACTCTAAGCAAAATGGTACTCATTGTGCTGCAACAACATGCAAATACATTATTTGGGTACCTGTAAATGGTTTAGGTAACCAAATAATTAGCATTGCTTCATCATTTCTTTACGCGCTCCTAACGGATCGTGTTATGCTCGTACAATTTAGAAAAGACAAAGAAGGTTTATTTTGCGAACCATTTCTAAATTCCACTTGGTTGTTGCCGAAAGATTCTCCTTTCTGGAATACAGAAAATGTTCAAAGTTATCAAAGTATAATTGAGATGGAAATGAATAATACATTGAACGAAGATTTGCCATTAGCTATGTTTGCGGATCTAAGTTTTTCCTATACATTTGAAGAGAGATTCTTTCACTGTGATCACAGTCAATTTCTTCTCGGTAaaattcctttgttgttttTGAAATCAAGTACGTATTTTGTACCTTCATTTTTTATGACACCAATTTTTGAAAAAGAGTTAAGAAAAATGTTTCCGGATATAACTTCGATTTTTCACCATTTGGGACGTTACCTTTTTCGCCCTGCAAATGAAGCATGGGAACGAATCACAAATTTCTATCAACAATACCTTACTAAAGCAAATGAGAGAGTAGGACTTCAAATAAGAGTTTATGATCCTAATTCAACTCCACACCAAGATGTTATGAATCACATTTTGAATTGCACATTAGAGAATAACTTACTTCCAAGAGTACTTGGTACGAAAAATACATCACTGTCAACTTCTAGCGGAAAAAACAAGACAAACACAAAAGTTGTTATTGTGGCGTCATTATATCCGCAATATGGAAACAATTTAAATACAATGTATCAGAATAAATCAACGGTTACCGGAGAAGTAATTGAGGTTTATCAACCAAGTGGTGAAGGGAAACAAAAATTTGGTGATAACAAGCATAATATGAAGGCTTGGGTTGAAATGTATTTACTAAGTTTATGTGATGTGTTGGTGACTACATCACAATCAACTTTTGGTTATGTTGCTAAGGGTTTAGGAAATTCAAGACCATGGATCCTTTACAATCCGGTTAATAATCAAACTAAGGAGATTTGTGAACGTGAGTTTATAGTGGAGCCTTGTCATAAATATCCTCCATTACATTATTGCAATGGAACAACCATTGAAgatgtttcttcttcttttcataaTATTAGACATTGTAAGGATTTTCCTTTTGGTGTGAAGCTGGTTAATGGATTTGTTTAG